The following are encoded in a window of Lichenicola cladoniae genomic DNA:
- the pdxA gene encoding 4-hydroxythreonine-4-phosphate dehydrogenase PdxA, whose product MLALTMGDPAGVGPEITLWAWHALRRSGPSFVLLADPDWIASIAHGVATIRPVASIAEARAVFHEALPVMAVSAPLGSTPVPGHPDPGNAGAITASIADAVRLAMAGDVDGVVTNPIAKAVLKQAGFPYPGHTEYLAALTDASGREVMMLAGPSLRVVPVTIHVSLREAIERLSTDEIVRVSLTTVASLSRDFGIARPRLAVAGLNPHAGEDGHMGAEDIDIIRPAIERLRGQGIDVVGPMPPDTMFTAPARARYDVAVCMYHDQALIPLKTLDMAQGVNVTLGLDLVRTSPDHGTAFDIAGQGVADPASLIAALRLAGSIAEHRKTA is encoded by the coding sequence ATGCTGGCGCTGACGATGGGAGACCCGGCCGGCGTCGGTCCGGAGATCACGCTCTGGGCTTGGCACGCCCTGCGGCGCAGCGGCCCAAGCTTCGTATTGTTGGCAGACCCCGACTGGATCGCATCGATCGCGCATGGCGTTGCCACGATCCGGCCGGTGGCATCGATTGCCGAAGCACGCGCCGTGTTCCATGAGGCTCTGCCGGTCATGGCGGTGTCTGCTCCACTGGGCAGCACGCCGGTGCCCGGACATCCCGATCCCGGGAATGCAGGTGCCATCACCGCCAGCATTGCCGATGCCGTTCGGCTGGCGATGGCGGGCGACGTCGATGGGGTCGTGACCAATCCGATTGCGAAGGCAGTCCTGAAGCAGGCGGGCTTTCCCTATCCGGGCCACACCGAATATCTGGCGGCGCTGACCGATGCGTCGGGCCGCGAGGTGATGATGCTGGCCGGGCCGAGCCTGCGGGTGGTTCCGGTGACCATTCACGTGTCGCTGCGCGAGGCGATCGAGCGTCTGTCGACCGACGAGATCGTGCGGGTTTCGCTCACCACGGTTGCCAGCCTGAGCCGTGATTTCGGGATCGCCCGGCCACGGCTGGCGGTGGCCGGGTTGAATCCGCATGCCGGGGAGGATGGGCACATGGGCGCCGAGGACATCGACATCATCAGGCCGGCGATCGAGCGGCTGCGTGGACAGGGGATCGACGTGGTCGGACCGATGCCGCCGGATACGATGTTCACCGCACCCGCCCGGGCACGTTACGACGTCGCGGTCTGCATGTATCACGATCAGGCCCTGATCCCGCTCAAGACGCTCGACATGGCGCAGGGCGTGAACGTCACGCTCGGCCTCGACCTGGTGCGGACGTCTCCGGACCACGGCACTGCGTTCGACATTGCGGGACAGGGTGTGGCCGATCCGGCCAGCCTGATCGCGGCGTTGCGCCTGGCAGGCAGTATTGCGGAACATCGGAAGACAGCGTGA
- a CDS encoding MFS transporter, whose translation MDANLNRDGTGGRSTRISPGYLVLASSVGTIIEWYDFFLYGSLAIVFSRLFYPGHDPVAAMLVSVTAFATGFAVRPLGAVIFGHVGDRLGRKTTFLVTLVVMGISTAAIGLLPTFATAGYLAPVLLVLLRLIQGIALGGEYGGANSYVAEHAPDGARGRWTSYIQTMASGGFLLSLIVVIACRFGFGQEAFERWGWRIPFLLSTVLVVVSVRIRMSLSESPVFLRLKEAGQVARLPVHDAIADPINRRRILLFLFGAACAQATTFYTAHFYALYYIESILKVDFLTATLSVAAGVAIGSPFFVLFGTVSDRIGRKPLMLAGMAAALLFYVPIFMAIRSAVTPAGVDGIRIAIAVFAAVVICAAIYGPYGAFIVENFPSRVRYTSISIPYHVGNGIFGGFLPIVSLTLVTETGNPYAGLIYPMAFCAVGFVITLFFLPETSHRKLSDLDVPHMDNAAARPLRS comes from the coding sequence ATGGATGCCAATCTGAACCGCGACGGCACAGGCGGCCGAAGCACCAGAATATCGCCCGGCTATCTCGTGCTTGCATCCAGCGTCGGCACGATCATCGAATGGTACGACTTTTTCCTCTACGGCAGCCTGGCGATCGTGTTTTCCCGCCTGTTCTATCCCGGGCACGATCCGGTGGCGGCGATGCTGGTCAGCGTTACCGCGTTCGCCACCGGCTTCGCGGTCCGGCCGCTGGGTGCGGTGATCTTCGGGCATGTCGGCGATCGTCTCGGACGCAAGACGACGTTCCTCGTGACGCTGGTCGTGATGGGCATATCGACCGCGGCGATCGGTCTGCTGCCGACCTTTGCCACCGCGGGCTACCTGGCACCGGTGCTGCTGGTTCTACTTCGCCTGATCCAGGGCATCGCCCTAGGCGGTGAATATGGCGGCGCCAACAGCTATGTCGCGGAGCATGCCCCGGATGGCGCACGCGGGCGCTGGACCAGCTACATCCAGACCATGGCCTCCGGCGGCTTCCTGCTGTCGCTGATCGTGGTGATCGCCTGCCGCTTCGGTTTCGGACAGGAGGCATTCGAACGCTGGGGCTGGCGCATCCCGTTCCTGCTGTCGACGGTGCTGGTGGTGGTCTCGGTCCGCATCCGGATGTCCCTGTCCGAATCCCCGGTGTTCCTGCGCCTGAAGGAAGCCGGCCAGGTCGCCCGCCTGCCGGTCCACGACGCGATCGCGGACCCGATCAATCGCCGACGCATCCTGCTGTTCCTGTTCGGGGCCGCATGCGCGCAGGCGACCACCTTCTACACCGCCCATTTCTATGCATTGTATTATATCGAGAGCATCCTGAAGGTCGATTTCCTGACGGCAACGCTTTCCGTGGCCGCAGGGGTCGCAATCGGCAGCCCGTTCTTCGTGCTGTTCGGAACCGTGTCCGACCGGATCGGGCGCAAGCCGCTCATGCTCGCAGGAATGGCCGCGGCACTCCTGTTCTACGTGCCGATCTTCATGGCGATCCGCAGCGCGGTCACCCCGGCGGGCGTCGATGGGATCAGGATCGCGATCGCGGTGTTCGCGGCGGTCGTGATCTGTGCCGCGATCTACGGACCGTACGGCGCTTTCATCGTCGAGAACTTCCCGAGCCGGGTGCGCTACACTTCGATCTCGATACCGTATCATGTCGGCAACGGCATCTTCGGCGGCTTCCTGCCGATCGTGAGCCTGACTCTGGTGACGGAGACAGGCAATCCGTATGCCGGCCTGATCTATCCGATGGCGTTCTGCGCAGTCGGCTTCGTGATCACGCTGTTCTTCCTGCCCGAAACCTCGCATCGCAAGTTGTCCGACCTGGACGTCCCGCACATGGATAACGCCGCGGCAAGACCACTTCGGTCCTGA
- a CDS encoding HupE/UreJ family protein, with protein MMRRILLALVAIVGSIAQAGAHSASSSYLRINVHDQAMDVQWSIALRDLDYAIGLDANGNGAITWGELRQKRDAVIAYSMPRLTLTADRTTCTTGPITLLADQLGGGGYAVLRFVADCRHRPSSVEVRYGLMFDLDPMHRGLLNVVVSGIPHAAALSPDHPEARFDILPGYGQTVRTFFVMGIHHLLTGIDHMLFVTMLLVPAMFRRRENSHGIQASLLPVSSFRGMFLESVKVLSAFTLAHGTTLTLSVLHIVSVPERFSEAGIALTILITASDNIFHVIPGRRWPLAFLFGLVHGLGFATALGPLALPPVALGFALVSFNLGLEAAQVTIAAVVLPIGFALRNTMIYPRRIMPGLSGAVALVAMAWFTDRAFDLGLMPF; from the coding sequence ATGATGCGTCGCATTCTTCTGGCGCTGGTCGCCATCGTCGGATCAATCGCGCAGGCTGGTGCGCATAGTGCCAGCAGTTCCTATCTAAGGATCAACGTCCACGATCAGGCAATGGATGTTCAGTGGTCGATTGCCCTGCGCGACCTCGATTACGCGATCGGCCTCGATGCGAACGGCAACGGGGCGATCACCTGGGGCGAGCTTCGTCAGAAACGTGACGCTGTCATCGCTTATTCCATGCCACGCCTGACACTCACCGCCGACCGGACAACGTGCACCACGGGCCCGATCACCCTGCTCGCGGACCAGCTGGGCGGGGGCGGCTACGCGGTGCTGCGCTTCGTGGCTGACTGCCGTCACCGGCCGAGCAGTGTCGAGGTTCGATACGGGCTGATGTTCGATCTCGATCCGATGCATCGCGGGCTGCTGAACGTGGTCGTCTCTGGCATCCCGCACGCGGCGGCGCTGTCCCCGGATCATCCGGAAGCACGTTTCGACATTCTGCCAGGCTACGGACAGACGGTGCGGACGTTCTTTGTGATGGGTATCCATCATCTCCTGACCGGCATAGATCACATGCTCTTCGTGACCATGTTGCTGGTGCCGGCGATGTTCCGTCGTCGCGAGAATAGTCACGGAATACAAGCCAGTCTTCTTCCGGTATCGAGCTTTCGCGGGATGTTCCTGGAATCCGTCAAGGTACTGAGTGCCTTCACGCTGGCGCACGGCACCACACTTACCTTGTCGGTGCTTCACATCGTCAGCGTTCCGGAGCGCTTCAGTGAGGCCGGCATCGCGCTCACGATCCTGATCACCGCGTCCGACAACATCTTCCACGTCATTCCCGGTCGCCGCTGGCCATTGGCCTTTCTGTTCGGCTTGGTGCATGGCCTTGGATTCGCGACGGCTCTGGGTCCGCTTGCGTTGCCGCCGGTGGCACTTGGCTTTGCGCTTGTCTCGTTCAACCTTGGTCTCGAGGCAGCGCAGGTCACCATTGCCGCGGTCGTGCTGCCGATCGGCTTTGCATTGCGCAACACCATGATCTACCCGCGCCGGATCATGCCGGGCTTATCTGGTGCCGTCGCGCTGGTCGCTATGGCCTGGTTCACCGACCGTGCGTTCGACCTGGGCCTGATGCCGTTCTAA
- a CDS encoding pyridoxine 5'-phosphate synthase, with translation MAPIRLGVNIDHVATVRNARGGRHPDPLEAALAAVEAGADGITLHLREDRRHIRDDDVERILAALTAPINLEMAATDEMVGIALRHAPHACCIVPERRAEVTTEGGLDAAGQIEALAPKVAALRDAGIRVSLFIDPDPVQIEAAAKLGAPVVELHTGAYAEERRGELARLRFGAALAALRGIEVHAGHGLTYANVSPVAAIEQIAELNIGHFLIGQAILDGLPQVVRHMKALIDAAR, from the coding sequence ATGGCACCAATACGATTGGGCGTGAACATCGACCACGTCGCGACGGTCCGGAATGCGCGTGGCGGCCGTCATCCGGACCCGCTCGAGGCGGCCCTGGCCGCGGTGGAGGCGGGAGCGGATGGCATCACCCTGCACCTGCGGGAGGATCGCCGGCATATCCGTGACGATGACGTGGAACGTATCCTGGCTGCGCTGACGGCGCCGATCAATCTGGAGATGGCGGCAACCGACGAGATGGTCGGGATCGCCCTGCGCCATGCCCCGCATGCCTGCTGCATCGTGCCCGAGCGACGGGCCGAGGTGACCACCGAGGGCGGGCTGGACGCGGCCGGGCAGATCGAGGCGCTGGCGCCGAAGGTCGCGGCCCTGCGTGATGCCGGCATACGAGTGTCGTTGTTCATCGATCCGGATCCGGTGCAGATCGAGGCTGCGGCGAAGCTCGGCGCTCCGGTTGTGGAACTGCACACCGGCGCCTATGCCGAGGAGCGTCGCGGAGAGTTGGCCAGGCTTCGGTTCGGCGCGGCGCTGGCAGCGTTGCGCGGCATCGAGGTGCATGCGGGCCACGGGTTGACCTACGCCAACGTTTCCCCGGTTGCGGCGATCGAGCAGATCGCCGAGCTAAATATCGGTCACTTCCTGATCGGGCAGGCGATCCTCGACGGGTTGCCGCAGGTTGTCCGCCACATGAAGGCGTTGATCGACGCCGCACGCTGA
- a CDS encoding aldo/keto reductase, which translates to MEYARLGRTGLKVSRLCLGCMTYGEPNRGNHEWTLGEEQSRPFIREALEAGINFFDTANVYSDGSSEEIVGRALHDFGKRDEIVLATKVHGVMRKDPNGGGLSRKAILAEIDNSLRRLGTDYVDLYQIHRFDHETPIEETLEALHDVVKAGKARYIGASSMYAWEFAKALYLADQHGWTRFVSMQNHMNLLYREEEREMLGLCIEEGIGVIPWSPLARGKLARPNGDGGTDRSRTDAFQRKLYDATVDADGRVVDAVGEVAEAHGATRAAVSLAWLLAKPGITAPIIGASKPHHLQDALAALTLSLSADEIKRLEADYVPHAVAGF; encoded by the coding sequence ATGGAATACGCAAGACTTGGCCGCACCGGCCTGAAGGTATCGCGTCTTTGCCTCGGCTGCATGACCTATGGCGAGCCCAATCGGGGCAACCATGAGTGGACGCTGGGCGAGGAGCAGAGCCGCCCGTTCATTCGCGAGGCGCTCGAGGCGGGCATCAACTTCTTCGATACCGCCAACGTCTATTCCGATGGGTCGAGCGAAGAGATCGTCGGCCGAGCGCTGCACGATTTCGGCAAGCGCGACGAGATCGTGCTTGCCACCAAGGTGCACGGCGTCATGCGGAAGGACCCGAACGGCGGCGGCCTCTCGCGCAAGGCGATCCTGGCCGAGATCGACAACAGCCTCAGGCGGCTCGGCACCGACTATGTCGATCTCTACCAGATCCACCGCTTCGACCACGAGACGCCGATCGAGGAGACGCTGGAAGCGCTGCATGACGTCGTGAAGGCGGGCAAGGCGCGGTACATCGGCGCATCGTCGATGTATGCGTGGGAGTTTGCCAAGGCGTTGTACCTGGCCGACCAGCATGGCTGGACCCGGTTCGTCAGCATGCAGAACCACATGAACCTGCTGTATCGCGAGGAGGAGCGCGAGATGCTCGGCCTGTGCATCGAGGAGGGGATCGGGGTCATTCCCTGGAGCCCGCTCGCACGCGGCAAGCTGGCCCGGCCGAACGGCGACGGCGGCACCGACCGCTCCCGTACCGATGCGTTCCAGCGCAAGCTGTATGACGCGACGGTGGATGCGGACGGCCGCGTGGTCGATGCGGTCGGTGAAGTCGCCGAGGCGCATGGGGCGACGCGGGCGGCGGTGTCCCTGGCGTGGCTGCTGGCTAAGCCCGGCATCACCGCGCCGATCATCGGGGCGTCCAAGCCGCATCACCTGCAGGATGCGCTGGCGGCCCTGACGCTGTCGCTGAGCGCCGACGAGATCAAGCGGCTGGAAGCGGACTACGTGCCGCACGCCGTCGCCGGCTTCTGA
- the odhB gene encoding 2-oxoglutarate dehydrogenase complex dihydrolipoyllysine-residue succinyltransferase: MSAEIKVPTLGESVTSATIARWLKQPGETVSVDEAVVELETDKVSVEVSAPEAGVLGPHEVAEGAEVEVGALLTVVEAAGAGSAAASPAAKPAPAPAPAVPAAAAPAPAGQTGGIQPPRPTSGPVARPATPPSDVQRPAHDPLPAAQKMMTEKSVEASTVGEGTGKDGRITKGDVLAFLERPAQPAEKPAPAKAPARTDDPREERVKMTRLRKTIASRLKDAQNTAAILTTFNEVDMSAAMKMRTDYKEAFEKKHNGARLGFMSIFVRACISALKEFPAVNAQIDGDDIVYRNFVHMGIAVGGPSGLVVPVLRDADQMGFAEIERSIAGFGKRARDGALKLDELTGGTFSITNGGIYGSLMSTPILNPPQSAILGMHKIMDRPIAVAGQVVIRPMMYVALSYDHRVVDGKEAVSFLVRLKESVEDPRRLLLEL; the protein is encoded by the coding sequence ATGTCTGCCGAAATCAAGGTGCCGACGCTTGGTGAAAGCGTGACGAGCGCAACCATCGCCCGCTGGCTGAAGCAGCCCGGCGAGACGGTCTCGGTGGATGAGGCCGTCGTCGAGCTGGAGACCGACAAGGTCAGTGTCGAGGTCTCGGCACCCGAGGCTGGCGTGCTGGGTCCGCATGAAGTCGCTGAAGGTGCCGAGGTCGAGGTCGGCGCGTTGCTGACGGTGGTCGAGGCGGCCGGTGCGGGGTCAGCGGCAGCGTCTCCGGCTGCGAAGCCGGCTCCCGCTCCGGCTCCCGCTGTTCCGGCAGCAGCCGCACCGGCTCCCGCTGGCCAGACCGGTGGCATCCAGCCGCCGCGTCCGACCAGCGGTCCGGTCGCACGGCCTGCGACGCCGCCATCAGATGTGCAGCGTCCGGCTCACGATCCGCTCCCGGCCGCCCAGAAGATGATGACCGAGAAGAGCGTCGAGGCGTCCACGGTCGGCGAGGGCACCGGCAAGGACGGCCGCATCACCAAGGGCGACGTGCTGGCATTCCTGGAGCGTCCGGCGCAACCGGCCGAAAAGCCCGCGCCTGCCAAGGCTCCGGCGCGCACCGACGATCCGCGCGAGGAGCGGGTCAAGATGACCCGTTTGCGCAAGACTATCGCCAGCCGGCTGAAGGATGCGCAGAATACCGCGGCGATCCTGACCACCTTCAACGAGGTGGATATGTCCGCTGCGATGAAGATGCGCACCGACTACAAGGAAGCCTTCGAGAAGAAGCACAACGGTGCGCGTCTCGGCTTCATGTCGATCTTCGTGCGTGCCTGCATCTCGGCACTCAAGGAGTTTCCGGCGGTCAATGCGCAGATCGACGGCGACGACATCGTCTATCGCAACTTCGTGCACATGGGCATTGCCGTCGGCGGCCCGAGTGGCCTCGTCGTGCCGGTGCTGCGCGATGCCGACCAGATGGGTTTCGCGGAAATCGAGCGGTCGATCGCCGGCTTCGGCAAGCGGGCCCGCGATGGTGCGCTGAAGCTCGACGAGCTGACCGGCGGCACCTTCTCGATCACCAACGGCGGCATCTACGGCTCGCTGATGTCGACGCCGATTTTGAACCCGCCGCAATCCGCGATCCTGGGCATGCACAAGATCATGGACCGTCCGATCGCGGTGGCCGGCCAGGTGGTGATCCGGCCGATGATGTACGTGGCGTTGTCGTACGACCATCGTGTCGTCGACGGAAAGGAGGCGGTGAGCTTCCTCGTCCGCCTCAAGGAAAGCGTGGAGGATCCGCGCCGCCTGCTGCTTGAACTCTGA
- the lpdA gene encoding dihydrolipoyl dehydrogenase yields MSIEIKVPTLGESVTTAIVAKWLKQPGEQVAADEAVVELETDKVSVEVSSPSAGVLGAQAVAEGAEVEVGAVLATVEAGSGTAPVAAAAPASAPAPTPDTASSTGSYLPQPASASANASVQADVPASSAQVAKPAPPAPTGAPAAAAGEVGETDYDLIIIGSGPGGYVCALRAAQLGLKVACVEKRATLGGTCLNIGCIPSKALLQSSENFHEAATGFAAHGIIIGEVKLDLARMHARKAEVVGANVKGVEFLFKKNGVTWLKGAGRISAANTVEVSGEGGAKSFRAKSIVIATGSDSISLPGLAIDEKQIVSSTGALELESVPKHLVVIGGGVIGLELGSVWMRLGAKVTVIEYLDRLVPGIDGEVAKAFERVLSKQGMKFKLGHKVIKVETSDAGAVVTVEKAKGGTSETIEADIVLVAVGRRAVTDGLGLAEIGVALDEKGRVKTDGHYATSVAGIYAIGDVIDGPMLAHKAEDEGVALAEMLVGQAGHVNYGVIPAVIYTWPEVAGIGRIEEDLKAEGVDYKVGKFPFSANGRARAMNSTDGFVKILADRKTDRLLGAHILGPDAGTLIAELATAMEFGASAEDVARICHAHPTLNEAVKEAALATEGRALHV; encoded by the coding sequence ATGTCGATCGAGATCAAGGTACCAACGCTGGGTGAAAGCGTCACCACCGCGATCGTGGCGAAGTGGCTGAAGCAGCCCGGCGAGCAGGTCGCGGCGGATGAGGCCGTGGTCGAGCTCGAGACCGACAAGGTCAGTGTCGAGGTCTCGTCGCCATCGGCCGGCGTGCTGGGCGCACAGGCCGTTGCGGAAGGCGCGGAAGTCGAGGTCGGCGCCGTGCTGGCGACTGTCGAGGCGGGCTCCGGCACCGCTCCGGTCGCTGCCGCGGCCCCCGCTTCGGCTCCGGCACCTACCCCGGACACGGCGTCCTCGACCGGCAGCTACCTGCCGCAGCCGGCGAGCGCGTCCGCGAACGCATCGGTCCAGGCAGACGTGCCGGCCTCGTCGGCACAGGTCGCGAAACCGGCCCCGCCCGCACCGACCGGCGCGCCGGCAGCGGCGGCGGGCGAGGTGGGCGAGACGGACTACGACCTCATCATCATCGGCTCTGGGCCGGGTGGCTATGTGTGTGCGCTGCGTGCGGCACAGCTCGGGCTCAAGGTGGCCTGTGTCGAGAAGCGGGCGACTCTCGGCGGCACATGCCTCAATATCGGCTGCATTCCGTCCAAGGCGCTGCTGCAGAGTTCCGAGAACTTCCATGAAGCGGCCACGGGTTTTGCCGCGCACGGCATCATCATCGGCGAGGTGAAGCTCGACCTCGCGCGGATGCACGCGCGCAAGGCCGAAGTGGTCGGTGCCAACGTCAAGGGCGTCGAGTTCCTGTTCAAGAAGAACGGCGTCACCTGGCTCAAGGGGGCCGGCCGCATCTCCGCCGCGAACACTGTCGAGGTGTCGGGCGAGGGCGGCGCCAAGAGCTTCCGGGCGAAGAGCATCGTCATCGCCACCGGCAGCGACAGCATCTCGCTGCCCGGCCTTGCCATCGACGAGAAGCAAATCGTGAGCTCGACCGGCGCGCTGGAGCTGGAGAGCGTGCCGAAGCATCTCGTGGTCATCGGCGGCGGCGTGATCGGACTGGAGCTCGGCAGCGTGTGGATGCGCCTCGGCGCCAAGGTTACGGTGATCGAGTATCTGGATCGCCTGGTGCCGGGCATCGACGGCGAAGTGGCCAAGGCGTTCGAGCGGGTCCTGTCGAAGCAGGGCATGAAGTTCAAGCTCGGGCACAAGGTCATCAAGGTCGAGACGAGCGATGCCGGCGCTGTCGTCACCGTGGAGAAGGCCAAGGGCGGGACGTCGGAGACGATCGAGGCCGATATCGTGCTGGTCGCGGTTGGCCGGCGTGCGGTGACGGACGGGCTTGGTCTTGCCGAGATCGGCGTGGCGCTGGACGAAAAGGGCCGGGTCAAGACCGACGGGCATTATGCGACCAGCGTCGCGGGTATCTATGCGATCGGCGATGTGATCGACGGGCCGATGCTGGCGCACAAGGCCGAGGACGAGGGCGTGGCGCTGGCCGAGATGCTGGTGGGCCAGGCCGGGCACGTCAATTACGGGGTGATCCCGGCGGTGATCTACACCTGGCCGGAAGTGGCGGGGATCGGCCGGATCGAAGAGGATCTGAAGGCGGAAGGTGTCGACTACAAGGTCGGCAAGTTCCCGTTCAGTGCGAACGGCCGCGCGCGCGCGATGAACTCGACCGACGGGTTCGTGAAGATACTCGCCGATCGCAAGACCGACCGGCTACTCGGCGCGCATATTCTCGGGCCGGATGCCGGGACGCTGATCGCCGAGCTCGCGACCGCGATGGAGTTCGGGGCAAGTGCCGAGGACGTAGCGCGGATTTGCCATGCGCACCCGACCCTGAACGAAGCGGTGAAGGAAGCCGCCCTGGCAACCGAAGGCCGCGCACTCCACGTATAA
- a CDS encoding metallophosphoesterase → MAVFFTADTHFGHGGARGLYRRPFDSVPAMDAAMTSNWNGIVGPDDEVWHLGDFAVGPTPERVEALLDGLAGIKHLITGNNDPDAVRSLSGWHSVQPYAELMLDGVGCVLCHYAFRSWRNMHRGWLNLHGHSHGRLKPVPRQFDVGVDCRGFRPVSLRELTGSS, encoded by the coding sequence ATGGCAGTCTTCTTCACCGCCGACACGCATTTTGGTCATGGCGGCGCACGCGGGCTCTATCGCCGGCCGTTCGACAGCGTGCCTGCGATGGATGCGGCGATGACGTCGAACTGGAACGGCATCGTCGGTCCGGACGATGAGGTCTGGCATCTCGGGGATTTTGCCGTCGGCCCGACACCCGAGCGGGTCGAGGCGCTGCTGGATGGGCTCGCCGGTATCAAGCACCTGATCACCGGCAACAACGATCCGGATGCGGTGCGGTCATTGTCCGGCTGGCACAGCGTGCAGCCTTACGCCGAACTCATGCTGGACGGCGTCGGCTGCGTGCTCTGCCATTACGCGTTCCGGAGTTGGCGCAACATGCACCGTGGCTGGCTCAATCTTCATGGCCACTCGCACGGAAGGCTGAAGCCGGTGCCGCGGCAGTTCGACGTCGGCGTCGATTGCCGTGGCTTCCGGCCGGTCAGCCTGCGGGAGCTGACCGGTTCCTCGTAG
- a CDS encoding tetratricopeptide repeat protein: protein MMGASLTSQCEQRLSDDTQAIAYRRRRCVRRYVRSLLFAFAIPGMAPAYAEPRIPSGDSVVLEQVPGIHDKSSLALRKLNSTLALDRHDLELALKVARLDIDQSRRLGDPRFLGRAEAALAPWPEEADRTPPEARLLHAVIMQSNHDFAGSIEALERVVAARPGMAQGWLTLAAVHHAQANYPAALHDCGQVAIGMLGLVPDVCTASVMSLVGRAPLALHAVGISLAQNALEARRQPAVAVWALSMQAETADRIGDPSAERYFEQALAVDNSDPYVLGAWSDWLLDHGRPQDVIHLLADYTRIDPLLLRLAIAEQAAGDARLAGSVAELATRFEASRLRGDTVHRREEARFMLVLQHQAPAALELAKANWTVQREPADARILLETAIAAHRPEAAGPVQAWLRDNGVEDIRLNTLAAQAASKARRGKA from the coding sequence ATGATGGGTGCCAGCCTGACCTCGCAGTGCGAACAACGGCTGTCCGACGATACGCAAGCGATTGCGTATCGTCGACGACGCTGCGTGCGTCGGTATGTGCGATCACTTCTCTTCGCGTTCGCCATTCCGGGCATGGCTCCGGCATACGCAGAACCCCGAATTCCCTCGGGTGACAGTGTAGTCCTTGAACAAGTTCCGGGTATTCACGACAAATCGAGTCTTGCGCTGCGGAAGCTGAACAGTACGCTCGCTCTCGATCGGCACGATCTCGAGCTGGCCCTGAAAGTTGCCCGTCTCGATATCGACCAGTCGCGCAGGCTTGGCGATCCGCGCTTTCTCGGCCGTGCCGAGGCCGCTCTCGCCCCATGGCCGGAAGAGGCGGACCGCACACCGCCTGAAGCACGGCTGCTGCATGCCGTCATCATGCAGAGTAACCATGATTTTGCCGGCAGCATCGAAGCACTCGAGCGTGTCGTTGCCGCTAGGCCCGGTATGGCGCAGGGGTGGCTGACGCTTGCAGCCGTGCATCACGCCCAGGCCAACTATCCGGCCGCCCTGCATGATTGCGGCCAGGTCGCGATCGGTATGCTGGGCCTGGTGCCGGACGTCTGCACCGCGTCGGTGATGTCGCTCGTGGGACGTGCGCCTCTCGCGTTGCATGCTGTCGGTATTTCGCTGGCACAGAACGCGTTGGAAGCGCGTCGGCAGCCCGCCGTGGCGGTGTGGGCACTCTCGATGCAGGCGGAAACAGCAGATCGTATCGGCGACCCCTCGGCCGAGCGGTACTTCGAACAGGCGCTGGCTGTCGACAACAGTGATCCGTACGTGCTCGGCGCTTGGAGCGACTGGTTGCTCGATCATGGCCGACCACAAGACGTCATCCACCTGCTGGCTGATTACACACGGATCGATCCATTGCTGTTGCGGCTGGCGATCGCGGAACAGGCCGCCGGCGACGCTCGCCTTGCAGGCTCGGTGGCGGAATTGGCCACACGCTTCGAGGCAAGCCGGCTGCGTGGGGATACAGTGCATCGCCGGGAGGAGGCACGTTTCATGCTGGTCCTCCAGCATCAGGCCCCGGCGGCGCTCGAGCTCGCGAAGGCGAACTGGACCGTACAGCGCGAGCCTGCCGACGCGCGGATCTTGCTGGAAACGGCCATTGCAGCTCATCGGCCCGAGGCCGCCGGCCCGGTGCAAGCATGGCTGCGTGACAACGGCGTCGAGGATATCAGGCTGAACACGCTGGCGGCGCAGGCAGCCAGCAAAGCCAGGAGGGGCAAAGCATGA